CCTCCGACCCGGTCAACGCGGCCTACCACGACACCGAGTGGGGGCTGCGGGTCGCGGGCGAGGCGGCCCACCTCGAGCGGCTCACCCTCGAGGCGTTCCAGTCCGGGCTCTCCTGGCGCACGATCCTCGACAAGCGCCCCGCCTTCCGGGCGGCGTTCGCCGGCTTCGACGCCGACCGGGTCGCGGACTTCGGACCCGACGACGTCGCCCGGCTGATGGCCGACGCCGGCATCGTCCGCAACCTGCGCAAGGTCGAGGCCGCGATCACCAACGCCCGCGCCACCGTCGCGCTGCGGGAGCAGGGCGGGCTCGAGGCGTTCATCTGGTCCTTCCGTCCCGACCCGGGCCCCGCGCCGCGGACGACCGCGGACGTGCCGACGACCTCCCCGGAGTCGGTGGCGCTCGCGAAGGCGCTGAAGAAGGCCGGGTTCGCCCATGTCGGCCCCACCACGATGTACGCCCTGATGGAGGCGATCGGGCTGGTCGACGACCACCTCGCCGACTGCCACCGGCGTGGTTGTGCGGGCTGACCCCTCGCCCTAGCCTCGCGCCATGACGCGCGTGCACGCCTTCACCGACGACGCCCTCGCCGACCTCGACGCGACCGGCCTGGTCGAGGCGCTCCGCGCCGGCCGGGTCTCGGTCCCGGAGGTCGTCGAGGCGGCCATCGCCCGCACCGAGCAGGTCGACGCCCGGCTCGGCGCGGTGGCCCACGCCGCCTACGACCGGGCGCGCGAGGAGGCCCGCCACCCGCGCGGCGGCTTCTTCGCCGGCGTCCCGACGTTCGTGAAGGACAACTGCGACGTCGCCGGCATGCCCACCCAGCACGGCACCGACGCCTTCACCGCGACCCCGGCGGCCGCCGACGGCGACTTCGCCCGGATGTACCTCGCCACGGGACTGGTCCCGCTCGGCAAGACCCAGCTCTCCGAGTTCGGGTTCTCCGGCGCCGCCGACCACGTCCGGCTCGGGCCCGTGCGCTCGCCCTGGAGCACCGACCACTACGCCGGCGCCTCCTCGGCGGGGTCCGCCGCGCTGGTCGCCGCGGGTGCGGTCCCGATCGCGCACGCCAACGACGGCGGGGGATCGATCCGGATCCCCGCCGCCGTCAACGGGCTGGTCGGGCTCAAGCCCACCCGCGGACGGCTCGCACAGGACCGGATGATGCGCGACATGCCGGTGCGGATCGTCTCGGACGGCGTGCTGACCCGCAGCGTCCGCGACACGGCCGCGTTCTACCGCGAGGCCGAGAAGGTGTGGCGCAACCCGGTCCTCGCCCCGGTCGGCGACGTCACCCGGCCGAGCCGCGCACGGCTGCGGGTCGCCGTGGTGACCCAGGGCATCGGCCGCGACTGCAGCCCGGAGGTGAGGGACCTCACGCTGCGCACGGCGGCGATCCTCGAGCGCCTCGGCCACCACGTGGAGGAGGTCGACAACCCGGTCCCAGCGAGCTTCCCCGACCACTTCGTGCGGTTCTGGTCGCTGCTCGCGCTCGTCATCGTCCGCCGCGGGCAGAAGGACTTCGGCCCGACCTGGGACCCGAGCCGGCTCGACAACCTGACCCTCGGCCTCGCGCGGCACGCGGCCCGCAACCTGCACAAGCAGCCGTTCTCGATCGCGGTGCTGCGCGCCTCGTCGCGGCTCGCTGCCCGCCACCGGGCGTCGTACGACGTGACGCTGACCCCGACGCTCGCCACCGAGACGCCCCTGGTCGGGCACCTGCGCCCCGACCAGGACTACGACGAGGTGATGGGCCGTCTGATGGACTGGGTGGCCTTCACGCCGCTGCAGAACGCGACCGGTGAGCCGGCCATCTCGCTGCCCCTCGCGACGACCTCCTCGGGCCTCCCGCAGGGCATGATGCTGGGCGCCGGAGCGGGCCGCGAGGCACGCTTGCTCGGGCTCGCCCACGAGCTCGAGGAGGCCGTCGGATGGGCCCGGATCCAGGCCTCCTGACGACCGGCGGCCACCCGATTTCGCATCACGTCGGGGCGTGTGTATCGTTCTCCGTCGTTGCCCCTTTAGCTCAGTCGGCAGAGCGTCTCCATGGTAAGGAGAAGGTCTACGGTTCGATTCCGTAAAGGGGCTCTGGGTCGGACTCCGCGAGGTGTCCGGCTTCCTGCGGCGGGGTAGCTCAGGTGGTTAGAGCACACGGCTCATAATCGTGGTGTCGCGGGTTCGAGTCCCGCCCCCGCTACCACCAGTCCTACACCGCACCACCCGCAAACCCGAGGATCTCCCATGGCCAGCAAGTCTTCTGACGTTCGCCCCAAGATCACGCTCGCGTGCACCGAGTGCAAGGAGCGCAACTACATCACCAAGAAGAACCGGCGCAACGACCCCGACCGGATCGAGCTCAAGAAGTTCTGCCCGCGTTGCCGCAACCACACCGCGCACCGCGAGACCCGCTGACGCTCTCCGTCACCAGCGACCCGCCCGAGCCACTCGGGCGGGTCGCTGTGTTTTCGGCTCGTCCCTCCCGCTCGGGACCAGCTGCGTTTCGACGCGCGGTCGCGAGCTCGCAGGCTCGCTCGCGCGCTTGCTCAACCTCCCGCCCCACGCCGTGCGCTCGTCCCTCGCGCCCCGGACCAGCTGGGTTTCGACGCGCGGTCGCGAGCTCGCAGGCTCGCTCGCGCGCTTGCTCAACCTCCCGCCCCACGCCGTGCGCTCGTCCCTCGCGCCCGGCTAGGGTCGTGACATGCCCGTCGACCCCTCCTTGGTCGGGCGCGCGTTCCCCGCGCCCACGCCGCTGACCGTCACCGCCGAGCGCGTCGCCGACTTCGCCGCCGCCGTCGGCCACCCCGGCGGACCCGGCGTCGTGCCGCCGACCTTCCCGATCGTGCTCGCCTTCGACGCGATGATGGCCTTCTTCGACGCCGAGCAGGTCGACCTGCACCGCATCGTGCACGGCGAGCAGCGCTTCGCCTACGCCCGGCCGCTCGCGGTCGGCGACGAGCTCAGCGCGACCCTCACCGTCACCGGGCTGCGCCAGATCGGCGGCGCCGACATCATCGCCACCGCCTCGGAGATCACCGACGCCACCGGGGCCGTCGTGTGCACCGGCAAGGCGACCCTCGTCCACGGAGGTGCCGCATGAGCCTGCTCGCCGCCGGCGACGCACTGCCGGTCAGGACCTTCACGGTCACCCGCGCCGACCTGGTTGCCTACGCCGCGGCCAGCGGCGACCACAACCCGATCCACCAGGACGAGGACGTCGCCCGCAGCGTCGGCCTCCCCGGCGTGATCGCGCACGGGATGTACACCCTCGCGCTCGTCGGCCGCGCGGTCGCCGAGTGGACCGACGGCGCCGAGGTCGTCGACCTCGGCGCGAAGTTCACCAGCCCCGTCGTGGTGCCCGCCGAGGGCGGCGCCGAGGTGCGCGTCGCCGGCACGGTGAAGTCCGTGGCCGACGGCCTCGCCACGCTGGCCCTGGAGGTCACCTGCGACGGGCAGAAGGTCCTCGGCATGCCGAAGGCCGTCGTCCGTGCCTGACCCGGTGCCGGCCCTGCGCGACCACACCACGCTGCGCCTCGGCGGGCCCGGCCGGGCGTGGGTCCGGGCGACCACCGACGACGAGCTGGTGGGCGCCGTGGCGGACGCCGACGCGGCCGGCACGCCCGTCCTGGTCCTCGCCGGCGGCTCGAACCTCGTCGTGGCCGACGCCGGGTTCGACGGCCTGGTCGTGCAGGTGGCCACCTCCGGCGTGCGCACCGACGCCGGCGACGTCGACGACGCGTCCCCCCGCTGCGGCGGCATCGAGGTCACGGCCGCGGCCGGCGAGGACTGGGACCGCTTCGTGGCGACCGCCGTCGACCACGGCTGGGCCGGGGTCGAGGCGCTGTCCGGGATCCCCGGGGCGGTCGGCTCCACCCCGATCCAGAACGTCGGCGCCTACGGCCAGGACGTGTCCCAGACGATCTCCCGCGTCCGCACCTGGGACCGCGTCGACCGCACCCAGCGCACCTACACCGCCGCCGACTGCGGCTTCGGCTACCGGCACAGCCGGTTCAAGGCAGAGCCGGGACGCCACCTCGTCCTCGACGTCACCTTCCAGCTCCGGGTCGGCGACCTGTCCGGGCCGGTGGCCTACGCCGAGCTCGCGCGCCGCCTCGGGGTGGAGCAGGGCGCGCGCGCCCCGCTCGCCGACGTGCGCGACGCCGTGCTGGCGCTGCGCCGCGGCAAGGGCATGGTCCTCGACGCGGGCGACCACGACACCTGGTCGGCCGGGTCGTTCTTCACCAACCCGGTGCTCGACGCCGCGCAGGCCGCCCGGCTGCCGGACGACGCGCCGCGCTGGGAGCAGCCGGACGGCTCGGTGAAGTCGAGCGCGGCGTGGCTCATCGAGCACGCCGGCTTCGGCAAGGGCCACACGAGCGCGGCGGCGGGGGAGCGGGTCAGCCTGTCGACCAAGCACACGCTCGCGCTGACCAACCGCGGCGGTGCGACCACCGAGGAGCTGCTCGTGCTGGCCCGCGAGGTCCGCGACGGCGTGGGCGAGCGGTTCGGCGTCACCCTCGTCAACGAGCCCGTGACGGTCGGCTGCTCCCTCTGACCGACGTCTGGCCCCCGCCGACCCCTCGGCACACCGACTCGGCACCCCGACCCGGTACCTACGGACGTTCTGGTGGGTCAGAAGCCGGTTTCGCCCACCAGAACGTCCGTAGATACCGGGAGGGTCAGGCGGCGGGAGCGGCCAGCCAGGCGGCGATGTCGCGCCGGGCGGCGGCGACGACGTCGGACGGGGCCCGCGAGGCCTCGAACGACATCTCGGCCATGCGGGCCAGCGTCGCGTCGTCGAGGTCGTGCGCGGCGCGCATCGTGGCGTACTGCCCGGCCAGCCGCGAGCCGAACAGCAGCGGGTCGTCGGCGCCCAGCGCCACCGTGGCACCGGCCGCCAGCAGCTGCGGCAGCGGCACCGACGTGAGGTCGGAGTAGACGCCGAGCGCGACGTTGGACACCGGGCACACCTCGAGCGCGACGCCCTGCGCCACGATCCGGTCGAGCAGCGCGGGGTCCTCCGCGCTGCGTACGCCGTGGCCGAGCCGCTGCGCGCCGAGCCGGTCGAGGCAGGTGCGGACGTGGTCGGGGCCGAGCAGCTCGCCGCCGTGGGGGACCAGCAGCAGGCCCGCGCGCTCGGCGATCCGGAACGCGCCCTCGAAGTCGGCGGTGGTGCCGCGACGCTCGTCGTTGGACAGCCCGAAGCCGACCACGCCGCGCCCGGCGTACTGCGCGGCGAGGCGCGCCAGCGTCCGCGCGTCGAGGGGGTGGCGGGTGCGGTTCGCGGCGACGACGACGGCGATCCCGAGGCCGGTGCGCGCGGACGCGTCGCGCACGCAGTCGAGGACCAGGTCGGTGAACGCGGTGACCCCGCCGAAGCGTGCGGCGTAGCCGCTGGGGTCGACCTGGATCTCCAGCCAGCGGCCGCCGTCGCGCACGTCGTCCTCGGCGGCCTCGACGACCAGGCGGCGTACGTCGTCGGGCGTGCGCAGCACCGACCGCGCCACGTCGTAGAGCCGCTGGAAGCGGAACCAGCCCTTCTCGTCGGCCGCGCTGAGCCGCGGCGGCCAGTCCTCCACCAGCGAGTCGGGCAGCGCGATGCCGTCGCGCTCGGCCAGCTCGAGCAGCGTCGCGTGGCGCATCGAGCCGGTGAAGTGCAGGTGCAGGTGCGCCTTGGGCAGCGCCGTCACGTCGCGCCGGCGGCGCGCACCCCCGTCCGGACCAGCCATGCGGGCATCGTAGGGGCCTCGGTTCGACTCGGCTGGCCCGGCCCCGTATGCTTCCGGACTGGTGGTTTGCCCACATGCTTCGGCCTGCCCGGGGCCATGGGGTGCGACCACCGGAGGGCACTAGCTCAACTGGCAGAGCATCGGTCTCCAAAACCGAAGGTTGGGGGTTCAAGTCCCTCGTGCCCTGCGAGGAAACACTGCACAGCAACCGACGAGAAGGTGGAAGACGTGGCCGACGGCAACGCGGTTCAGGACGCGCGGAGGGACTCGCGCGGCGACGACCGTGGCCGCACCGGGCCGGCCACGTTCCTGCGTCAGGTGGTCGCCGAGCTGCGCAAGGTCGTGTGGCCGACGCAGCAGCAGCTGATCACCTACTTCATCGTCGTGCTCGTCTTCGTCACCGTGGTGATGGCGCTGGTCTCGGTGCTCGACCTGGCTTTCGGAAAGCTGGTCTTCGAGATCTTCACCGGCAGCAACACCCAGTGACCCACGGGGCAGTGGTTCCCCGCCCCCCAGCAACGAGTACGGAGTGAGACGTGTCGGACAGCAATGACGTGGACCAGGTCGAGGACCAGGTCGGTTCCGTCGACGAGGTGAGCGAGGACGACCTCGACCTCGACGAGGGCGCCGAGGCCACCTCGGACGACGAGCTGGACGCGCCGGCCGACGAGATCGTCGAGTCCGACGAGGACGAGGCCGACGAGCCCGTGGACGAGGACGACGAGCCCGCCGAGGAGCCGGCCGACGAGGACCCGCTGGAGGCGTTCCGCCGCGAGCTGTGGGCCAAGCCGGGCGACTGGTTCGTCGTGCACACCTACTCCGGCATGGAGAAGCGGGTCAAGCACAACCTCGAGAACCGCATCATCTCCCTCAACATGGAGGACTACATCCACGAGATCGTGGTCCCCACCGAGGAGGTCGCGGAGATCAAGAACGGCCAGCGCAAGATGGTCACCCGCACCGTCCTGCCCGGCTACGTGCTGGTCCGCATGGACCTCACCGACGAGTCCTGGTCCGCCGTGCGCCACACGCCGTCGGTCACCGGCTTCGTCGGCCACAGCCACCAGCCCGTGCCGCTGAGCATGAGCGAGGTCGAGGACATGCTCGCGCCGGCCGTCGTGGCCGTCGCCGAGGCCGAGGCCGCCGCGTCCGGCGAGAAGGGCTCCTCCACCACCCCGCGCAAGCCGGTCGAGGTCGCCGACTTCTCGGTCTCCGACTCCGTCATGGTCGTCGACGGCCCGTTCGCCACGCTCCACGCGACGATCACCGAGATCAACGCCGAGTCGCAGCGCGTCAAGGCGCTCGTCGAGATCTTCGGCCGCGAGACCCCGGTCGAGCTGTCCTTCAGCCAGATCCAGCGGGTCTGAGGATTTCACTCCGTCCGCCGTCGAGGCGGACACTGCAGTAGCGACAACCCGTGGCAGGGGGCAGGTGCCCTCGTCATGACCACATGAGAGAAAGAAGAGCAATGCCTCCCAAGAAGAAGATCGCCGCACTCGTCAAGGTGCAGCTGCAGGCCGGTTCGGCCACCCCGGCCCCGCCGGTCGGTACGGCGCTCGGTCCGCACGGCGTCAACATCATGGACTTCTGCAAGGCCTACAACGCCCAGACCGAGTCCATGCGCGGCAACGTCATCCCCGTCGAGATCACCATCTACGAGGACCGTACGTTCGACTTCATCACCAAGACCCCGCCGGCCGCCGAGCTGATCAAGAAGGCCGCCGGCCTCTCCAAGGGCTCCGGCGTCCCGCACAAGGACAAGGTCGGCAAGCTGACCAAGGACCAGGTCCGCGAGATCGCGACGACCAAGCTGCCCGACCTCAACGCCAACGACATCGACGCGGCGATGAAGATCGTCGAGGGCACCGCCCGCTCGATGGGCGTCACGACCGACTGACAGTGCCTGACTAGAGGCATGTGGGAGAGCCGCGCTGGCTCGCCGACCACTCCACTCTCGGACGC
Above is a genomic segment from Nocardioides okcheonensis containing:
- a CDS encoding DNA-3-methyladenine glycosylase I is translated as MDARGAVIGDDGVARCPWATSDPVNAAYHDTEWGLRVAGEAAHLERLTLEAFQSGLSWRTILDKRPAFRAAFAGFDADRVADFGPDDVARLMADAGIVRNLRKVEAAITNARATVALREQGGLEAFIWSFRPDPGPAPRTTADVPTTSPESVALAKALKKAGFAHVGPTTMYALMEAIGLVDDHLADCHRRGCAG
- a CDS encoding amidase; amino-acid sequence: MTRVHAFTDDALADLDATGLVEALRAGRVSVPEVVEAAIARTEQVDARLGAVAHAAYDRAREEARHPRGGFFAGVPTFVKDNCDVAGMPTQHGTDAFTATPAAADGDFARMYLATGLVPLGKTQLSEFGFSGAADHVRLGPVRSPWSTDHYAGASSAGSAALVAAGAVPIAHANDGGGSIRIPAAVNGLVGLKPTRGRLAQDRMMRDMPVRIVSDGVLTRSVRDTAAFYREAEKVWRNPVLAPVGDVTRPSRARLRVAVVTQGIGRDCSPEVRDLTLRTAAILERLGHHVEEVDNPVPASFPDHFVRFWSLLALVIVRRGQKDFGPTWDPSRLDNLTLGLARHAARNLHKQPFSIAVLRASSRLAARHRASYDVTLTPTLATETPLVGHLRPDQDYDEVMGRLMDWVAFTPLQNATGEPAISLPLATTSSGLPQGMMLGAGAGREARLLGLAHELEEAVGWARIQAS
- the rpmG gene encoding 50S ribosomal protein L33 encodes the protein MASKSSDVRPKITLACTECKERNYITKKNRRNDPDRIELKKFCPRCRNHTAHRETR
- a CDS encoding FAS1-like dehydratase domain-containing protein gives rise to the protein MPVDPSLVGRAFPAPTPLTVTAERVADFAAAVGHPGGPGVVPPTFPIVLAFDAMMAFFDAEQVDLHRIVHGEQRFAYARPLAVGDELSATLTVTGLRQIGGADIIATASEITDATGAVVCTGKATLVHGGAA
- a CDS encoding MaoC/PaaZ C-terminal domain-containing protein — translated: MSLLAAGDALPVRTFTVTRADLVAYAAASGDHNPIHQDEDVARSVGLPGVIAHGMYTLALVGRAVAEWTDGAEVVDLGAKFTSPVVVPAEGGAEVRVAGTVKSVADGLATLALEVTCDGQKVLGMPKAVVRA
- a CDS encoding UDP-N-acetylmuramate dehydrogenase is translated as MPDPVPALRDHTTLRLGGPGRAWVRATTDDELVGAVADADAAGTPVLVLAGGSNLVVADAGFDGLVVQVATSGVRTDAGDVDDASPRCGGIEVTAAAGEDWDRFVATAVDHGWAGVEALSGIPGAVGSTPIQNVGAYGQDVSQTISRVRTWDRVDRTQRTYTAADCGFGYRHSRFKAEPGRHLVLDVTFQLRVGDLSGPVAYAELARRLGVEQGARAPLADVRDAVLALRRGKGMVLDAGDHDTWSAGSFFTNPVLDAAQAARLPDDAPRWEQPDGSVKSSAAWLIEHAGFGKGHTSAAAGERVSLSTKHTLALTNRGGATTEELLVLAREVRDGVGERFGVTLVNEPVTVGCSL
- a CDS encoding adenosine deaminase — its product is MAGPDGGARRRRDVTALPKAHLHLHFTGSMRHATLLELAERDGIALPDSLVEDWPPRLSAADEKGWFRFQRLYDVARSVLRTPDDVRRLVVEAAEDDVRDGGRWLEIQVDPSGYAARFGGVTAFTDLVLDCVRDASARTGLGIAVVVAANRTRHPLDARTLARLAAQYAGRGVVGFGLSNDERRGTTADFEGAFRIAERAGLLLVPHGGELLGPDHVRTCLDRLGAQRLGHGVRSAEDPALLDRIVAQGVALEVCPVSNVALGVYSDLTSVPLPQLLAAGATVALGADDPLLFGSRLAGQYATMRAAHDLDDATLARMAEMSFEASRAPSDVVAAARRDIAAWLAAPAA
- the secE gene encoding preprotein translocase subunit SecE translates to MADGNAVQDARRDSRGDDRGRTGPATFLRQVVAELRKVVWPTQQQLITYFIVVLVFVTVVMALVSVLDLAFGKLVFEIFTGSNTQ
- the nusG gene encoding transcription termination/antitermination protein NusG — encoded protein: MDQVEDQVGSVDEVSEDDLDLDEGAEATSDDELDAPADEIVESDEDEADEPVDEDDEPAEEPADEDPLEAFRRELWAKPGDWFVVHTYSGMEKRVKHNLENRIISLNMEDYIHEIVVPTEEVAEIKNGQRKMVTRTVLPGYVLVRMDLTDESWSAVRHTPSVTGFVGHSHQPVPLSMSEVEDMLAPAVVAVAEAEAAASGEKGSSTTPRKPVEVADFSVSDSVMVVDGPFATLHATITEINAESQRVKALVEIFGRETPVELSFSQIQRV
- the rplK gene encoding 50S ribosomal protein L11, which produces MPPKKKIAALVKVQLQAGSATPAPPVGTALGPHGVNIMDFCKAYNAQTESMRGNVIPVEITIYEDRTFDFITKTPPAAELIKKAAGLSKGSGVPHKDKVGKLTKDQVREIATTKLPDLNANDIDAAMKIVEGTARSMGVTTD